One segment of Yersinia kristensenii DNA contains the following:
- a CDS encoding acetoin reductase encodes MSLKGKVALVTGAGQGIGRSIALRLAHDGADIALVDLNDEKTKVVADEIRALGRKSVTFNADVSVRDQVFAAVDYAEKELGGFDIMVNNAGISQTKSLLNVTQEEVEKIFRINVQGTLWGIQAAATKFKARQQKGKIINASSIAGHEGFALLGIYSATKFSVRALTQAAAKELASFGITVNAYCPGVVGTDMWVEIDKKMAEETGAPIGATYKKYVDGIALGRAETPEDVAAFVSYLAGPDSDYMTGQAPLIDGGLLFR; translated from the coding sequence ATGTCTTTGAAAGGTAAAGTGGCGCTGGTTACTGGCGCAGGGCAAGGGATAGGTAGAAGTATTGCGCTTCGATTGGCCCATGATGGGGCTGATATTGCATTGGTTGATTTAAATGATGAAAAAACCAAAGTCGTAGCGGATGAGATTCGCGCCTTAGGCCGTAAAAGTGTCACTTTTAATGCTGATGTCAGTGTCCGTGATCAGGTTTTCGCAGCGGTTGATTACGCGGAGAAAGAACTCGGTGGTTTCGATATTATGGTGAACAATGCCGGTATCAGCCAAACCAAAAGCCTGCTGAACGTGACACAGGAAGAAGTCGAAAAAATATTTAGAATCAACGTACAAGGTACACTTTGGGGCATTCAAGCCGCAGCAACAAAATTTAAAGCTCGCCAGCAGAAAGGTAAAATTATCAATGCTTCTTCCATTGCGGGTCATGAGGGTTTTGCCCTGTTAGGGATTTACTCCGCCACCAAATTCAGTGTTCGCGCACTGACCCAAGCGGCAGCAAAAGAGTTGGCTAGCTTCGGCATTACCGTGAATGCCTATTGCCCCGGTGTTGTCGGGACGGATATGTGGGTTGAAATTGATAAAAAAATGGCCGAAGAAACCGGTGCGCCGATTGGTGCAACCTATAAAAAATATGTGGATGGCATTGCCCTTGGCCGAGCAGAAACACCGGAGGATGTCGCAGCCTTTGTTTCATACCTCGCTGGGCCTGATTCAGACTATATGACCGGACAAGCCCCCCTCATCGATGGCGGCTTACTCTTCAGATAA
- the hemP gene encoding hemin uptake protein HemP: protein MDKQLNKTPIKNDAPAAIHPAGSKPLSITSEQLLGEHGVAFIVHQGECYQLRQTKAGKLILTK, encoded by the coding sequence ATGGATAAACAGTTGAACAAAACCCCCATCAAGAACGACGCGCCCGCAGCCATACATCCCGCGGGCAGTAAGCCGCTGTCTATCACCAGCGAACAACTGCTGGGAGAACACGGTGTCGCTTTTATTGTCCATCAGGGTGAATGTTATCAGCTACGCCAAACCAAGGCTGGAAAACTGATATTAACCAAATAA